TCCGTAAAACCGGCCGTTTTCATCCACAAGAGGAAGCATCTCCTCATTCATATGACATCCTCCCATGTAATCCCCTCGCCTTCGGGTACCGGCCGTTTCGCGGATTTTCCGCATATCAAGGAAAGGTATTCCGGCCCGATACCCGGCCGCAGATTTTTTTCAGTTCGGAGTATCGCCGTATTGTGCTGAGTGAAGAGCCCGCCCCGATCAATATCGGTAAGCGCATGGATAGACCGCCTGGTGGTCCGGTAATTGTTTTGTTCGGAAGCAGCGAGGCGTTTCACACCGTCCCCGAGCACCTTTTCGACCCGGCCTTCTCCGTATCTTTTTTTCATCGATAGAACCGTTTCCTCATAACCCGCCTCCTCCGCCCGGCGCACTTCGGCGGCCATGAGCGCGAAAGCGGAAGGCGGAAGAGCGATCGGATCGTCGAGGCCGCCGCCTTCGTTCGAGAGGGTGATATGTTTTTCGATGATGCGCGCCCCTACCGCAGCGGAAAGGGCGGGCACCAGGACCGGATCGGCGGAATGATCGGAAACTCCCACCGGCACGCCGAAAAGATCCGAAAGAGGGGGAAGCAGCCTGAGGTTATATTCATCCTCAGGGGCCGGGTATGCGGTAATGCAGTGAAGGATGGCCGTATCGGCGCCCGTGACCGAGAGTGCGGTCTCGATATCCCCGAGCCGGGACACCCCGGTCGAGAGAATGAGGGGGATATTGTAGGAGGCGGTTTCCTCGAGAAGGGGGAAGTGGTTGAGTTCCGGAGAAGCGATTTTGACCGCCTTGACGCCGATCCCTTTCAGGATACGGGCACTGCGAAGACCGAAAGCGGTACATAGGAAAAGAAGCCCCGAGGCTTCGGCGCGTTCCTTCAACAGGAGGTAAAATCCTTCATCCCGTTCGAGGGCCTTGAACGAGGCATACAGGTCGACTTTGCCCCCGGGAAGTTCGACGGCGCCGGTACGGGGATGGCAGATTTCATCGGCATAGACGAGTTGGAATTTCACGCAATCGGCGCCGGAGGTCCGTGCCGCGTCGATAAGCGAATACGCCGCATCGAGATCGCCGTGGTGCGACGTTCCGGCCTCGGCGATGATAAGACAGGGTGACCGGTTTCCGACCGTTCTTTCTCCGATGTTTATCGACATTCCCATGTCTCCGATTATACGTTTTTTTCCGCATTTCCTGCAAGCGGATTAAAATGTCGGCGTTATTGGAGAACGCCGTCTTTGACTAACTTCTCCATCTGTGATATGATCGGCCTATGCTTGATATAAACCTGATTAGAGAGAAAAAAGAGGAAGTGACGAAAGCCCTCCTCAAAAAAAATGCCTCAGTCGATTTCAGCGAAGTGATCGGCCTGGATGATGAACGCAGACGGCTTATCATCGAATCCGACACACTCAAGGCAAAACGGAACGAGGTGTCCGGTGCTATCCCGAAAATGAAAAAAGAAGGGAAAGCCGTGGACGGACTTCTCGAGGAGATGAAAGGGGTGTCTGAAAAGATCAAGACGCTCGATACACGGCTTGCCGAAACAAAAGCCAGGATCAAGGAAATCCTCGAACGGCTCCCCAATATTCCGGACGACGATGTAAAACCCGGGGGCAAGGAGAACAACGAGGTCATCCGTACATTCGGCGAAAAACCCGCCTTTACCTTCAAGGCCAAAGACCATATCGAACTCGCCACAGAATGTTCGCTCATCGATTACGAACGCGGGGTAAAAATGGGAGGAAACGGTTTCTGGTTATACAAGGGCGACGGTGCCCTTCTGGAGTGGGGCCTGCTCAATTATTTTATCGAAACACACCGCGCGGACGGCTACGAGTTCATCCTTCCCCCGCATATCCTCGGCTACGAATGCGGTTATACCGCGGGGCAGTTTCCCAAGTTCGAAGACGACGTGTTTCATCTCGAGGCCGAAGACGGAAAGCATTTCAGCCACTTTCTCCTCCCCACGGCGGAGACCGCGCTGATCAATTATCACCGGGATGAAATACTCCGTGAAGAAGATCTGCCGAAAAAATATTTCGCCTACACACCGTGTTACCGGAAAGAGGCGGGTAGCTACCGTACCCAGGAACGGGGGATGATACGCGGCCATCAATTCAACAAAATCGAGATGTTTCAGTTTACCACCCCCGAAACATCGGCGGCCGCACTCGAACGACTGATACAAAAAGCGGAGGACCTCGTAAAAGGATTGGGACTCCATTACCGTGTCTCGAAACTCGCCGCCGCGGATTGCAGCGCGTCCATGGCAAAGACCTATGATATCGAGGTCTGGATTCCAAGCATGAACGAGTACAAGGAAGTCAGTTCGGCCTCGAACGCGCGCGATTATCAGGCCCGGCGGGGGAACATCCGTTTCAAGCGGAAGGATACTGGAAAAAACGAGTATATCCACAGCCTCAACGCCTCTGGGCTTGCCACGAGCAGGCTCTTGCCGGCAATACTGGAGCAGTTCCAGCGGGAAGACGGAACGGTCGCCGTTCCGGATGTCCTCCGCCCATGGATGAAAAAAGAAACACTGGGAAAAAATCAGCGTTAATCTTCGAATGTCAAGAATAACTCGTATTGTTCGTATACCGCTTGATTATCGGGATATCCGAATATCGCGAAGAAATAAGGGCACCTCTAAAAACTATCTTTTTATGATGTATATATGTCATGTCACCTATAGAAAATAGTATAGAAACACAGCGGTTATTATAATTCTCTGTAAAATAAAAAGATAGTTTCCCTTTAGGCGCCCTTGTTGGCTTAAGGAAATAATTTGCGGTTCTAAAAACCCTCAAAGCAGGTTTTTAGAAGTGACCATAATTTTGCGGATCGGCACCTCCCGACCCGGCCGTCACCCTTCGAGTTCCGCAGCCCGAAAGGCCGAGCTTTCTACCGCGTCGATGACGGCGGCGGTAAATCCGCCTGCCTCGAGCGCCCGGATGCCGGCTATCGTCGTTCCGGCCGGTGAGATGACCCTGCTGAGCAGTTCGACCGGGTTTTCGCCGCTTTTTTCCATGACCGCGCACGCCCCTTCGATTGTTTTGAGGGCGATCTGTATCGAGGTCTGATATTGAATCCCGGAGGCGACACCGCCGAGGGCCAGCGCATGAACGAACGCGAACACATAAGCGATACCCGACCCCGAAAGCCCGGTCACGGCGGGCATGAGGTTTTCCGGAAGTTCGCACGGGGTGCCGAGGGCGCCCGCGATCGCAGTACAATCCTTCCTGAACTCTTCGTCCGCCCCGTCGCCGAAGGCAATCCCCACGAGGGCTTTCCCTTCCATGGCCGCGAGGTTCGGCATAAAGCGGCAGACCGTATCGGTCGACAGGTGTTGTTTGAAAAAATCGATGGTCCTGCCCGCGACGATGCTGATGATCTTGCCGTTCTGTGCCGATTTTCCCGTTTCCCCGAAAAACCGGGTGAGTTCCTGGGGTTTCACGGCTATCACCGCGATATCCGCCCGCGCAAACAACTCCTTTTTATCGACGACGGTGATGTGATGCTTTTCCGTTGCCTCTGTGATTCGATCCCGCTTCGCTTCGGCCACGACAACCTCATACTCGCTTTTTTTATTCAACAGACCTTTTGCCAGGGCCGATCCCATGTTTCCAAAACCGATAATACCTATTGTTTTCACCTTCCGCTCCTTATGAGATAGTTTCTCTCAAGCACCAATCATAACCGGTGTGATGAATAATGTCAAAATGGGACCGACTTCATCCTTCGGTTATTTATCCGCTTTTCCGATGAGCGCGGTTTTTTCAGCAGCTGGTGATTTTTTCTGGTTTTCTTTTTTTTGTTTTTTCGCCTTTACTTTCCGGAAAAATCTGTAGGCTGTTTTAACGTCATCCCTTACGACTTTGGATGCGCCGTAGAATATCCGATTCAGGTTTTGTATATACGTGTCGATGAAGTTCGAGTATTTTGGTACGGATTCCTTTATACGCTCACCCCACTCGATCCAGCCGATCGTCTCGGGTAGATCGATTCCTTTTTTCTGCTGCTTCCTGACGATTTTACGAGAAAGCATGATGAGTGTCTTCCTGTTTTTTATGAACATATATCGGAACATGTAGAAATACCGGATAAAGAGAAGTAAGAGCATTATCGGGACCAGTCCGTACAGGATAAGCACCGGATCGATACTGAAGGACAGCCAGTTTTCCGTAAGCAGTTTTTCTTCGACAATAGGCCGTCCCATCATATACGAAAGCTGCCTTTGTGTCTGCTGATTGAGCATTATCTGTCTGTCAAAGACAAGTCCAGACTCCGTTTTATGATAATTGAACGGAAGGACGGCCGGTGTTGCCTCCTCAATCGTCCAGCCGGTATCGTTATAATAGACTTCGGGCCACACATGGGCCGCGTATCCGTTTATTGTCGTCACGTACCCTGCAAACGCACTCCCCCCGGTTTCATTTGGCTGCGGCAGAATGGCAAGAAAACCGGTCGCGTATCTTGCCGGGATACCGTTGAGCCGCGCGAGAAAGATAAAAGCGGTGGTAAAATGCACACTGTATCCTCCCTTCCGTTCGAAGAGAAATCCGTCGATCAGTGTCACCCGCGCCTCCGATTCTCCGGTCTCGAGATTGTAGATGCAGTTGAGTGAAAGATATTCCCTGATCCGCCGGACACAGAGCCGCGGGTCGCCCTCCGCCTTTAACGCTTCGGCCAGGGCGCGGACATCATTCGAAACGAAATAGGGGATATCGAGATAGGTGTCCGCATCAATACGATCTTCACGCGGCCGTTTCCCCCTCCGGAGATAGACCGTATCGTTTGAAATCAGTTTGTCGTGATCGTCGAGATAAAATCCCGTATCGTAATCGCCGAAGACGATCATCGGTTTTACACGCTTGAACCGGAAAAAGACGGTGTCGAGTGTGTGCGGGAGAAAGGCATAATATTCGCCCAGTACGGTAACCCTGATCTCCCCTTCCTTTTTTTTATCTTTGGATACCTCGTATTGGATCGGGGAATCGTTCTCCCCTTCTCCCGTTTTTGGGGAACTCCCGTACTTCTGTGATTCGAGGTGATAATCCGTATATGCCGGTGTCTGCCATTCATCATTCGTAAATGTAGAATGAATACGGGTTCTCAAGTATATCGCGGTATCGCCGGGATTTCCCTCGACCTCGAAAAGGGGAATCGAGGAGAGGATGGGTGTCGCGCCGAGTGCCCGTTTGTACTCGTCTTCAAAAGAAAATCCGAACTCCGGAATTTCATAAATGAGGGGTATCTGCGGGAAAAAAGTCGAAACCGTACCGCGCAGTGTCGTGGAAATTTCGTCGATCGCATCGCTTTCCCGCACTTTCACTACATTCTGCAATCCATAGCCGATGAGAAAACAGAGGGTGACGACAAGGCACGAAAAAACGATGCTTCTCACCCTGCTTCCCTGATTGAGATATTTGCGTGCGTTATAAATGAAGACGAAAAAAAGGATCGCTAGAAAAATACCATAGATGATATCCATCTGGAAAACAAGGGCGGCAAGCGCGCTGATGATCAAAAACATACCTAAAACCGCGCCGCCGAAATCATGGGTAATGACGGTACAGGCAAATGTCGTGGAAAAAAAGGCAATAAAGAGTATGAAAATGTTGACAACCCGTCCAGGATTCATGAAATTGGTTTGCATGATTTGAAAAAGCCGCCGGTAGGAGTTTGCCGGGGTGATAAGAATGCCGACAGTCAAAAGCAGTGCAAAAACAACGGAGAAAATGCCCGAAAGAACAATACAAGCCCGTTTTATACGGGGTGTAGCCAATTCCGCGACAAGAATCAGGGTCGGTTTTACCATGACCAGAATAACGATAAACGGAATCGACAGATGTGACTGAAGGATAAGCCGGGCGGCGATGGGAATGGCGAGCGCGAAAAGATATGCGACGATCACCTTTGCCGCAAGGTTTTTCACTACGTTGAGTGGGGTGAGTTTCGATCCTGATCCAGCGGTCGTTTCTTCAGCCATGATACTCCATCTCGAGATCTTCGATAATTGTCTTTGAACTGTTGACGACAATAATCCTGGCGCCCCTGTTTTTCAGGGAATAAAAGAAATCCATATTTTTTTCTTTTTGCTCCGGAATAAACCCCGATTGATTAAATACGACGGTAAATATTATCCCGGTGCCAAGCGAAGCCTCTATCAGATTAAAAAGATCGAGATCGAGATTATGGGTGATAAAAAATATCGAGTTCGAATCTATCTTCTGTTCCTGCTCCTGAATTTTATAAAGCCGGGCGAGCGGGATCGTATCCTGAAAAATGAGACCGGTCGTCGATTCATAAAACTGTCCGAAATCCGCCCCATCCTTTCCCTCGAAATTATAAAATTCCCTCCCGGGAGCGATAATCGAGGTTTTAATCGCTTTATCGAGGAAAAATTTAACCAGGGCAACAAGAATTTCGACCGATGTATCCTCGACTTCGAGTTCATTTATCTTTTGATTGACCGGCCTTATAAGATCGAAAAAGATCCTCACCGCGGGCTGGGGAGATGTTTCAAACTGCTTGATAAACGGCTTGCCGATAATCGCGAATTTCTTCCAGTAGATATGCTTGATTGGTTCACCCGACCTGTATTCCTTCAACTGGTCGAACATCGCGTAATCGGGTTCTCCGCCGAAGGGAAGCCCCTTATCGCCGCCTTCGATATCTTCGAGTCCCGGTTTAAACCGCTCCAGGTGCAGCACCCGCGGGTAGACAT
This is a stretch of genomic DNA from Spirochaetales bacterium. It encodes these proteins:
- a CDS encoding N-acetylneuraminate synthase family protein; this encodes MSINIGERTVGNRSPCLIIAEAGTSHHGDLDAAYSLIDAARTSGADCVKFQLVYADEICHPRTGAVELPGGKVDLYASFKALERDEGFYLLLKERAEASGLLFLCTAFGLRSARILKGIGVKAVKIASPELNHFPLLEETASYNIPLILSTGVSRLGDIETALSVTGADTAILHCITAYPAPEDEYNLRLLPPLSDLFGVPVGVSDHSADPVLVPALSAAVGARIIEKHITLSNEGGGLDDPIALPPSAFALMAAEVRRAEEAGYEETVLSMKKRYGEGRVEKVLGDGVKRLAASEQNNYRTTRRSIHALTDIDRGGLFTQHNTAILRTEKNLRPGIGPEYLSLICGKSAKRPVPEGEGITWEDVI
- the serS gene encoding serine--tRNA ligase; protein product: MLDINLIREKKEEVTKALLKKNASVDFSEVIGLDDERRRLIIESDTLKAKRNEVSGAIPKMKKEGKAVDGLLEEMKGVSEKIKTLDTRLAETKARIKEILERLPNIPDDDVKPGGKENNEVIRTFGEKPAFTFKAKDHIELATECSLIDYERGVKMGGNGFWLYKGDGALLEWGLLNYFIETHRADGYEFILPPHILGYECGYTAGQFPKFEDDVFHLEAEDGKHFSHFLLPTAETALINYHRDEILREEDLPKKYFAYTPCYRKEAGSYRTQERGMIRGHQFNKIEMFQFTTPETSAAALERLIQKAEDLVKGLGLHYRVSKLAAADCSASMAKTYDIEVWIPSMNEYKEVSSASNARDYQARRGNIRFKRKDTGKNEYIHSLNASGLATSRLLPAILEQFQREDGTVAVPDVLRPWMKKETLGKNQR
- the proC gene encoding pyrroline-5-carboxylate reductase yields the protein MKTIGIIGFGNMGSALAKGLLNKKSEYEVVVAEAKRDRITEATEKHHITVVDKKELFARADIAVIAVKPQELTRFFGETGKSAQNGKIISIVAGRTIDFFKQHLSTDTVCRFMPNLAAMEGKALVGIAFGDGADEEFRKDCTAIAGALGTPCELPENLMPAVTGLSGSGIAYVFAFVHALALGGVASGIQYQTSIQIALKTIEGACAVMEKSGENPVELLSRVISPAGTTIAGIRALEAGGFTAAVIDAVESSAFRAAELEG
- a CDS encoding DUF58 domain-containing protein yields the protein MNKSYPLRLRALSIYLFATFIAFLAGTYFDPFLYMLFVTLSLFPVFSFIILVLAYSFLKYVQKFSTEHPVKGETVNYTVSFTNEFIVPFPCVNIKFKTITPLMDVNLPDFKFYLKSGGMFSRTFDIDCPFRGIYTVGLKEVVVEDILHFFRFRMKVWHKTFYVYPRVLHLERFKPGLEDIEGGDKGLPFGGEPDYAMFDQLKEYRSGEPIKHIYWKKFAIIGKPFIKQFETSPQPAVRIFFDLIRPVNQKINELEVEDTSVEILVALVKFFLDKAIKTSIIAPGREFYNFEGKDGADFGQFYESTTGLIFQDTIPLARLYKIQEQEQKIDSNSIFFITHNLDLDLFNLIEASLGTGIIFTVVFNQSGFIPEQKEKNMDFFYSLKNRGARIIVVNSSKTIIEDLEMEYHG